In Alcanivorax sp. REN37, one DNA window encodes the following:
- the rplJ gene encoding 50S ribosomal protein L10 yields MTLKLEDKKVIVAEVNDAASNAFSAVVADYRGLTVGQMTALRAKARESNVYLRIVRNTLARRALEGTAFETLNETLVGPTIIGLSMSENDMGAAARLFSDFSKDNKALELKSGAYDGKLFVGAELDVLAKLPNREQALTMLVSVLQAPVSKLGRLLTALKEKNEEQAA; encoded by the coding sequence GTGACTCTGAAGCTTGAAGACAAGAAGGTCATTGTCGCAGAGGTCAATGACGCTGCGTCCAATGCCTTCTCCGCTGTGGTCGCCGACTACCGTGGCCTGACCGTGGGGCAGATGACTGCTCTGCGTGCCAAGGCGCGGGAATCCAACGTTTACCTGCGTATTGTCCGTAATACCTTGGCGCGTCGTGCGCTGGAAGGTACTGCGTTCGAAACGCTGAACGAAACGCTGGTCGGTCCGACCATCATCGGTCTTTCAATGTCTGAGAACGACATGGGCGCCGCTGCCCGCCTGTTCTCTGATTTCAGCAAGGACAACAAAGCACTTGAGCTGAAGTCCGGTGCGTACGACGGCAAGCTGTTCGTCGGCGCAGAACTGGATGTATTGGCCAAGCTGCCGAACCGCGAACAGGCTCTGACCATGCTGGTCTCCGTCCTGCAGGCGCCGGTGTCCAAGCTGGGCCGTCTGCTGACGGCACTGAAAGAAAAGAACGAAGAGCAGGCAGCCTGA
- the rplA gene encoding 50S ribosomal protein L1, producing the protein MSKLTKRERAIREKIVAGKQYAIDDAVTLLTELSTVKFKESIDVAINLGVDPRKSDQNVRGASVLPHGTGKTVRVAVFAQGANADAAREAGADVVGFEDLAEQVQGGEINFDVVIATPDAMRVVGRLGTILGPRGLMPNPKVGTVTPDVVTAVKNAKGGQVRYRTDKGGIIHCVVGQVGFDANAIKENVEALIADLRKIKPASSKGVYLKKVTLSTTMGPGLAVDMATLVI; encoded by the coding sequence ATGTCCAAGCTGACTAAGCGCGAGCGCGCCATCCGTGAAAAAATTGTCGCTGGCAAGCAGTACGCCATCGACGACGCAGTGACTCTGCTGACTGAACTGTCCACCGTGAAGTTCAAAGAGTCCATCGACGTAGCGATCAACCTCGGTGTTGATCCGCGCAAATCCGACCAAAACGTGCGTGGCGCCTCGGTGCTGCCCCACGGTACCGGCAAGACTGTGCGTGTTGCTGTGTTTGCCCAAGGCGCAAACGCTGATGCTGCCCGCGAAGCCGGTGCTGATGTGGTCGGTTTTGAAGACCTGGCTGAGCAGGTTCAGGGCGGTGAAATCAACTTTGACGTGGTTATCGCTACTCCCGACGCCATGCGCGTTGTGGGCCGTCTGGGTACCATCCTTGGTCCGCGTGGCCTGATGCCGAACCCGAAAGTCGGCACCGTGACCCCGGATGTTGTGACGGCGGTGAAAAACGCCAAAGGCGGTCAGGTGCGCTACCGCACCGACAAAGGCGGCATCATCCACTGTGTAGTGGGTCAGGTTGGCTTTGACGCCAACGCCATCAAGGAAAACGTCGAAGCGCTGATCGCTGATCTGCGTAAGATCAAGCCGGCGTCTTCCAAGGGTGTTTACCTGAAGAAGGTCACTCTCTCCACCACCATGGGCCCTGGCCTGGCGGTGGACATGGCGACCCTGGTTATCTGA